A stretch of DNA from Cydia fagiglandana chromosome 24, ilCydFagi1.1, whole genome shotgun sequence:
aaacggattacaagacgtaattatatattgtttgcatttatattacaataggacttaaattataatggggaattaaactgctcgagtgatttgataaactaagtgtaatataatcaacgcgccaccacattgttttagtttagccggaaatgaaattgtttacttctcagtgcctgtgttcataaatatattatttgatgcatttttagtacttcgatgcgtatactatacttaaataacagaaataacgctttacatactacgaaacttgttaattatgatgtataaatatggtttaaggctgagaaatattgcagtcacaaagtagtcgcaaatgtttcgactttgtgtcgactctgtgtagacacatgacacgcgctgtcaaaagtaataacaaagttactggatttgcaaaatggctccttgtgttcatttgttttcagatattctcaaagtgtaaaaatgccgtggtcagagatgggacttaatagattaactgtttattcgactaattaatggaataaaaaagttaatcctcaaattttaatcgcgattagtttagtcgacctaacatatattgaaattgaattaatctgaatattaatcgaataaattatcgattaaatctcggttggaagttgacagggggccatttttgtacgtaaaaataatagaaatgtcttgcatgcagatggtagccaaacagtttgtcataaaagtcgagataggtgtcgatttataggttttagggagtgccgatttcgaaaatgatgaccattttggaatccaaaatggcgaccatgcactgtgtcataaaagtcgtcatggatgtcgttttatacgttttagggggccccaattttgaaaatgatgaccattttgtaatccaaaatggcggccatgcactatgccataaaagtcgtcatgggtgtcgttttataggttttaggaggcgcagatttaaaaaatgatgaccattttggattccaagatggcggccatgcactatgtcataaaagtcgtcatggatgtcgttttataggttttagggggccccgatttagaaaatgatgaccattttgaaatccaaaatggcggccatgcactatgtcataaaagtcgtcacgggtgtcgttttataggttttggggggcgcagatttagaaaatgatgaccattttggattccaaaatggtggccatgcactatgtcataaaagtcgtcatgggtgtcgttttataggttttagggggcgcagatttcgaaaacgatgaccattttggattccaagatggcggccatgcactatgtcataaaagtcgtcatggatgtcgttttataggttttagggggccccgctttcgaaaatgatgaccattttggaatccagaatggcggccatgcactatgtcataaaagtcgtcatgggggtcgttttataggttttggggggcgcagatttcgaaaatgataaccatttttgattccaaaatggcggccatgcactatgtcataaaagtcgtcatggatgtcgttttatgggttttagggggcccctatttagaaaatgatgaccattttgaaatccaaaatggcggctatgcactatatcataaaagttgtcatgggtgtcgttttttaggttttggggggcgcagatttagaaaatgatgaccattttggattccaaaatggtggccatgcactatgtcataaaagtcgtcatgggtgtcgttttataggttttagggggcgcagatttcgaaaacgatgaccattttggattccaagatggcggccatgcactatgtcataaaagtcgtcatggatgtcgttttataggttttagggggcccgctttcgaaaatgatgaccattttataatccagaatggcggccatgcactatgtcataaaagtcgtcatgggtgtcgttttataggttttggggggcgcagatttcgaaaataataactattttggaatccaagatggcggccatgcactatgttaaaagtcgacatggatgtcgttttattggtcatggtcatcattttcgaaatctgctcttcctaacacctataaatcaacatctatgacggcttatatgacaaagtgcacggcagacatcttggaatccaaaatggtcatcattttcgaattctgcactccctaaaacctataaaacgatatccatgacgacttttatgacaaagtgcacggcacacatcttggattccaaactggtcatcattttcgaaatcggcacttcctaaaacctataaaacgatattcatgacgacttttatgacaaaatacgtagccgccatcttggattataaaatgatcatcgttttcgaattctgcactccctaaaacctataaatcgacatccgtgacgacgcaagttatctttattttcagatctaacaaattgctacagaatacaaaggacaaaaaaagaagcgaggaggtaatgaaacaatcaaaaatacagatgattcctcgacgcaattgtatgcttcttaaattgtgtccagatttttttgtcataaaagtttttatttttcacatattactctcacaagttccgtggcatttcgaccttgtaatttttaagtaaatgtttttgtttatctatgaggatctcactagaataatataatcaagctatgtttatatttgatgattgaaatagtaacgcaaaaataaaaattatatttgtgtcttttattcctgccgaagacttttatttttccttttccttctacacaagtttggccaagtaataagaatttagggctctcaattttattttgacttctacaacagtaaagctacgaggccatgtttggtatcattttcgtataaattcgcagtaccaaatttagttatggtatcacattgacaccattccaaattaaaaacatataaacttattaaaatactttcttctaaactcctcttcacgcttaaactgctgaacagttttaatttaaatttagtacgcacatatattttgagtcccgagacaggacataaaaagttatctcaaaaatcatcttttaaaggtgtgaaatgaggtgtaggggggaattcagaattgacttcttgaagttaatactgtttaagtttaggtttgaagtcatgttttttttataatttttaactaaatcaaagatgtagaccatcccaaatttaatataaatcggtttagcggttattgatttcccgtacaaatttccacgccacttttcacaccttcaaaagatgattttggttataagatctatcctatgtcctgttccgggacgcaaactatttctataccaaatttcaacgaaatcggttcagcggttaagcgtcaagaggagtttaaaaaaaaccggccaagtgcgagtcggactcgcgtattaagggttccgtacattaagtccgactcgcgcttgactgcacatttctaataggttttcctgtcatctataggtaaagaactattttgtgtattcagacgaatagacatacagacgcacgagtgatcctataaggattccgttttttgtttgaggtacggaaccctaaaaagattttttttaattttgtggaatggtgtcaatgtgataccttaaatggattcagcaacccagatttatgcgaaaacgataccatacacggcctagcactttcactgatgtagatatatcaagataaaattgagagtcctaaataaactttcaagaggggatatctcaaaaactattcaacatatcgaaaaaattgactgaataaacttgtaacaaattaaattaactttcattttgtataagtggccatgtcgctaagatgcatagtttccgagatataatcgaaaaaccggaaaatgggaccttcaaagccccctctcttccccccgctcaagggctacggccggggacttttgatatgttcacctcctaacttgtactaaccaagttacagagtcaaaaattgtgttccgagcatttccctctacaactttttggagcattcgttggctgacctaagtagcttattgcatttctttaaaaaaaaatctgtaaaaggttgacggtcgttgggtgtttatatggttttggtcgattattatcatttgcatcgcccatgatgacttactagaattacttacgagcacacgagacactaatagtagtttgacaaaccttggttttcaagaggtattttatattgacatttgctgtcacaaatttgctgtcagatttagtcgcaaaccgcacgcaaagtgcacacaaatgtgtcgacaccttgttacggaaaagtgtacacacggcgacgacactttgtttcgaaacaattctagacacattgtgtggactctgttacgacacatctgacatttagttaccactttgatgattctgcgactggaatggttatatgggcacCTATGGGGACCTGCTGCTTCCTACAGTTCATGCATCCCTACCTTTTTCCCGGCCTTTATACTTATAATGTAATCTTGCACAGCTAAGATCTGGCGTCCCCGCCGCAAGGTAATGGCGCCGACGTTCAACATGAAGAATCTGCAAGAGTTCGTGACGGTGTTCGACAAGCAGAGCAGCATCATGGTGGCGCAGCTGCGCGCGCATGACGGCGGGGGGGACTTCTCCTTCTGGGAGTTCATTACTGCCTACACCTTCGACGCTATTTGCGGTAAATCATTCAATCAAGCAATTCCTTTAGAGGGCCTTCCGCGAACGCCTTTGTTTGTTTGTTCATCTATTTGCTGTCCACACAAGCTAAGGTTTGCCAATTAAAAGTAAGCACGATAGCAAGGCAGATGATTTTTTTGTTGTATGACTTTGAGATTCCAAAAACTGATGATTTCTACTGCGGTTGCCTCTAGGATTTAAACGTTTGCCGACCCCTGTTCTAGACGGTACTCGGTTTTCAGAGACAGTCCTAGGCATGGAGCTGAACGCGCAGAAGGAGCGGCACCACCTGTTCATCGAGGCCTTCGACGTGCTCGTCCAGATCCTCGCCAAGCGCATGCTGTCGCCCTGGCTCTACTGGGACTGGGTCTTCAGGCTCACGCCCCACTACAAACCTTTCATCACGCAGAGAAAAATAGGCTTCGACTTCTTTGATAAGGtcggatatttttttttctaaaattattCTCATGGACCTCATGGTGGTGTAAAGTCTACTTGACAAAACTTCCTATTATTAATGCTGGCAAAGACACGATTCCTTTCATTAGAGGACTTGACTTGGGACTTAAATGACTCTGAAGTTTTTTAGGGCAGTCTCGTAAAACTGGTCAAGTTCTTTAGACGAGATGTTTAGACTCAAAATACACAAGTTCCTACCAACAATACCTATCACCGTAATGGCAAATTTGTGTTTGTTGTAGGTTATACTTGACAGAAGAAAAGAACTGGCAGAACGAGGGGCTGATGACGGTGAGTGATTGAGTTCTAAAGATGAATAAGATCGTCTGGTCTTTTTTCTGTGCATTAAGCCGCGTGTTGCTATTTCTATTGCAcccgcataattatattgctgttccgtttgcacaattatattgacGGCCGGCATCATGGGTGGGTCGGCAGTGTACGAACTTCCTAGAACTAAGCGCTTCGTAAATtttgccacctttttctacCGGCTTAAATTTCCactgtatttaatttaattttgcatGCACTTCTTAGATCTCAAGGACCGCAAGTCGTTCCTCGACATGATGATCGTGGCTAGCGGAAGAGGCCGGGGCTACACGAACATCGAGCTGCGCGAGGAGATTATCTCCATCGTGTCGGCCGGCACGGACACCTCGGCCGTTGGCACCGCCTTCGTCGCGCTCATGCTGTCCAGGCATCCCAGGGTTCAGGACAAGGTCTACGAAGAGTAAGTATCTTTGTCATTTTTAGCAAATGTTCACAAAACTATCTGTCATTTAatgtaatgtaaaattataaaatgtgaCTAGATTGAAGGAGGTGTTCGGCGGGTCGGACCGGCCGGTAACGTGGCAGGACCTGCCGCGGCTGAGGTACATGGAGGCCGTCATCAAGGAGACCCTGCGGCTGTACCCGCCCGCGCCCGTCGTCGTCAGGGATGTGCATGAGACGGTTGTATTACGTGCGTATcaaattcaatttcaatattgCAACACATCTCTACAATAAACTGTAAAGTTCCGCTGGCGAATCCAAAGAAGCAACCTAACAGCCAGTGTGCTCGACTCCCCTCTCTGCGTCCGAAAGACAGTGTATATAAAGAAATCGGTACCCTAACACACATCCGAACCAATTACGTGGGAAACTCGGATGCAATAAGGTAATAAGACTTGCAGTTTATGGTACTATATCAATCACAACAAAGTCACTCCGCCCCCCTAAAGTCCAACAAGACTTGCCACCGATGTTGGTAAAAAGGAAGGCGCAAGTCTTCCCAACTTGAAACCAAAGACTCCTTAAACATCTCCCATTATCAGCACTAGACGAAGGATAATACTCACTAGGGTGTGAACCCGAATAACGggatttgatatatttttagtttacTTCTGTGTTTCCAGCAAACGGCGCGACCCTACGCCCCGGGATGGGCCTGGTGCTGCACTTCTGGGCCACGCACCGCAACACCAAGTACTGGGGCGATGACGTGGAAGAGTTCAGGCCTGAGAGGTTCCTGGAAGGGCCGCTGAAGCACCCCGCGCAGTTCGCGGCCTTCAGCTACTCGCTAAGGAACTGCATCGGTGCGTACATGTTGGTCTCTTGCACCGCAACACCAAGTATCGCAGACGACGTGGAGCTCCAGAAAACCGATAACCAACAGAAATTTATATCACATACCGTTATACCATAACTTTATCATGCTAAATATCGACTTCTTAGCTCTATCAGAAgtgataaaaaattataaaaagatGGGGGCCCATCTCCATTTGTCGGATGATGTAAGTAGCTTAAGGGCAGCAATTGGAATTTGGAATACATCGGTAGTTCTTCGACTCTACAATTTAGTTAACGCAGGAGTTGAGAACAGCTACTTGCGTGCCGCATGCAGCTCTTCAAGTCACTCAAAATATTAACTGAAGTTTCCACACCAAGGAAACAACGTTTGCGGCTCTTTGAGGTTCCTAGAACTAGTGAATTCTATTGCGGTTGGCTCTTCTTTTTAAAAGTTTCCTGAGCTAGAGCATGAGATCATTTGAGAGTAGGCCTTTGCCCAATAGTGGAGCGTATAGGTACTTGATGGTGGAGCCTTCGAAAGAGATCGGTGGTTCATACATGTCGTTGGTGTTGCGAACGCGTAGGTAAAtgataatttaaattattagtaACTGTGACAATTTCAGGAGGTAACTACGCCATAATGTCAACGAAGACGAACCTGT
This window harbors:
- the LOC134676239 gene encoding cytochrome P450 4d8-like, with the protein product MLWWLLLVAAAIAVALYMRQRRPLYEFSKAYPIDLASYPLIGQSYIFWGTDEDRMNALIKMGDESLKNGGISTMWMGTKPYASISDPELLEVVAKACLEKDATTMKYLRLVLGNGLIFAPTKIWRPRRKVMAPTFNMKNLQEFVTVFDKQSSIMVAQLRAHDGGGDFSFWEFITAYTFDAICETVLGMELNAQKERHHLFIEAFDVLVQILAKRMLSPWLYWDWVFRLTPHYKPFITQRKIGFDFFDKVILDRRKELAERGADDDLKDRKSFLDMMIVASGRGRGYTNIELREEIISIVSAGTDTSAVGTAFVALMLSRHPRVQDKVYEELKEVFGGSDRPVTWQDLPRLRYMEAVIKETLRLYPPAPVVVRDVHETVVLPNGATLRPGMGLVLHFWATHRNTKYWGDDVEEFRPERFLEGPLKHPAQFAAFSYSLRNCIGGNYAIMSTKTNLSNLLRRYEVLPPLSVPPDQLLAPFRVKFDVMMKHCDNFELRIRSRHNGRGKK